Genomic window (Aquimarina sp. BL5):
TCAAGAATAAAGAATCTAAGATATTCAAAGCGATTAATGATATCAACGTAAAACATAAAATTTCTTTAAGCGGTACACCTATCGAAAATTCATTATCTGATCTTTGGTCTCAGATGGAATTTATCAATCCTGGCATGTTAGGAAGCTATCCTTTTTTTAAAGATCACTTTAAAACTCCGATAGAAAAACATCAAAATGAAGAGCGTGTAAAAGAACTAAAAGCATTAATAGAACCTTTTATTCTAAGAAGAACAAAAGAACAAGTAGCTAAGGATTTACCTGAATTATCAGAACAAACAATCTACACAGAGATGCTTACAGAGCAAGAAAAAGAATACGAATCTCAAAAATCTGCCGCTAGAAATTTATTACTAGGTATTGATACTGTATCTACTAACAAAATTCATATTATAAACACATTAACTAAACTTAGACAATTAGCCAACCATCCTAAATTACTAAATCATAATACCGAAAGTTCTTCCGGAAAATTTAAAGATGTTACCTCCTATTTAGAAACCTTAGTAAAATCCAATAAAAAAGTACTGATATTCAGCTCTTTTGTATCTCACTTAAACTTATATCAGGAATGGTCTACAAATCAAAGCATTTCTTTTGTCAGTCTTACAGGACAAACTAAAGGTTCGGACAGAGAAAAGATTGTTAATGAATTTCAGGAAAACGATGCAATCTCTTTGTTCTTTATTTCATTAAAAGCTGGAGGAGTAGGTCTTAATCTGACTAAGGCTTCCTACGTTATTTTGTTAGATCCCTGGTGGAATCCTTTTATTGAGAAACAAGCTATTGCACGTGCTCATCGTATCGGTCAAAAAAACAATGTTATGGTCACTCGTTTTATAACTAAAAACACAATAGAAGAAAAGATCATTAAATTACAAGAACATAAAAAGAACCTTTCTGATGAGATTATTGCTATTGACGCGATTCCTGATTATATTGAAAGTGATTTAGAGGA
Coding sequences:
- a CDS encoding DEAD/DEAH box helicase; this translates as MNDESIFIIPLEWMTRYKSLANFGKVKEDSILVSKVNYTLLKQIVPPEELDISENIDIDYQPSSKLKATLRPYQEEGVKWLVKHYQNQLGACLADDMGLGKTLQTIATLAFAKEQLAPAPDDIKTIRLDLFSNPLEVRTYLKALVVLPSSLVFNWAQEILKFAPHLTITKYIGSDRKKIAPYLETYDIILTTYTTLSKDIVTLQKTEFTYLITDESQQIKNKESKIFKAINDINVKHKISLSGTPIENSLSDLWSQMEFINPGMLGSYPFFKDHFKTPIEKHQNEERVKELKALIEPFILRRTKEQVAKDLPELSEQTIYTEMLTEQEKEYESQKSAARNLLLGIDTVSTNKIHIINTLTKLRQLANHPKLLNHNTESSSGKFKDVTSYLETLVKSNKKVLIFSSFVSHLNLYQEWSTNQSISFVSLTGQTKGSDREKIVNEFQENDAISLFFISLKAGGVGLNLTKASYVILLDPWWNPFIEKQAIARAHRIGQKNNVMVTRFITKNTIEEKIIKLQEHKKNLSDEIIAIDAIPDYIESDLEELLR